AAACACAGTCAAAGAAATAAAAAATTCCCGTGATCTTTTAATCACGGGATTTGTTTTATTCACTAAAGAAAAATGGCGGCGCATATTTTTTAAGACTCTCAAAACAAGCCTGCGCTTTTGCAGCATCTTCACAGATAATCATGCAGACATCGTCTCCACAAAGGGTTGCAACGACATCTGGAAAAGCCAAGGAATCAATTACAGATCCAAATGATTGGGCTAAACCGGGTAAAGTTTTCAAAATAACTTGGTGTTGCACCGGACGCAACATAACAAGAGCATCTTCCATATAATTTTCAAGACGTTTTTCCCATTTGGAGATAGAGCCTGTATTTAGCACATAGTAAGAATTATCCTCTTCGCGCACTTTTGAAAGGTTCATAGTTTTGATATCGCGTGATAAGGTAGCCTGAGTAACTTGGATATCATTTTCCGCTAATAAGGCTTGTAATTCAGCTTGCGTATGGATTTTGTTTTTTGAAACGAGGGCGCGGATAAGTTGGTGTCTGTGTTCTGATTTGTTCATAAAGTAAGTACTCCTTTTAAAAGGTACAGTAAGCGTGGACTGAACGAAAACGTCAGTCGGGTGGTAGGCGGTATTGTCACGTATGATGATTTTAAAGTCAGTAGGATAAAGAACTAGATGGAGAGATTCTCCTTCTTTTAACTTTTCACTAGTTGGGTGCAGATAAACTGGGTAGCGATTCGTTCATCTACATTGATGTTCTTTAATGACAGTGAATCATTCAATTTGGGTAGCTTTTTGTCACGGCGTTTTGTGAATTTACTCTAAATGTAATTCACAGAGATTTCCAACATGTGGTCTGGTAGCGTGTATGATAAATGGTTACACATGTTGGTTAGAGGGAGTATCTTTTGTCCAAGTTCCGTCTAGGGGCTTCTAAAATGCTTTCAGATGAACTGAATTTGATACAAAGTTTATGTCTGATTCGACTGTTCAAGTGGAAAACTTTGGTTATAGGAAGTTCAATGGTCAAATTCATTGACTTTTCCTTTGAATCCTTCCATATTGAAAGTCTGGTAGATTATACCTTTTGACAAGGTAGGATAAGACTAGACTGTGCTAAATCAACAGTCAACTGATAGTCTGTATTGTCTCGAATTGTAATCTCAAAGTCTGTGGTGTAGAGAACCAAACGGAGAGTATCTCCTTTTTTAAGTTTGTAGATAGTTGGTTGAAGCTCTAGCTTGAAGTCCATCCATTCATTTGGTTGGATTTCTTCAATCGTCAAGAGATTGGTTCGATTTTGAAGATTAAGGTAGCCTTTGGTGATGACACGTTGGGCACTTGGGTTGAATGGCAGTTCACAGAGATTTTCTAACATGTGGTAACGGCCATTATCAATGGTTCTAGCACTTAAAACCGCTGGATAAGGCTGCAGATATTTCTTTTGTCCAAGTTCTAGCAGTTGGGCTGATAATAAGCCCTTGTTTGTACTTGATTTGACACGAAGTTTTAGCTCTACTCGCCCATTTAAGTGAATGTCTTGACTTACTGGAAGGTCAATGGTGATCTGATTAGCTTTTCCTTGGTAAAGTTCGGTGTTGAAGGTCTGGTAAGTCTTACCATAACGATCAAAATCTTTTTGATCATACTGGTTTTGAATCACTTTTTCCTCATTACCAAGAGAGAAGGTATGCAGTTCATCCTGTTTGCCAAAGTTATCAAGACCTTGCCATTTTTGCGGTGCGATATTGTCCTGCCAAATGACAGTCGGAAGTTGGTAGCTTGAGTCAAGTCCTAACAATTTCATACTTAACAAGGCATTCATGGACTCGCGGAAGTCGATCGACTGCCAGTTATTCATATAAACATGGGCACCATGATGGAAAAAGAGGTGCTTATTGATATGGCTAGGAAGGGCATGAAACATCTGGTAAACATGAAGAGGTTTGACGTTCCAATCCTGGGAACCATGCGTAAAGACGACCTCAGCTTGAACCTTGTGAGCATTGAGCAGATAGTTGCGGTCATGCCAAAACTGATTGTAGTCACCAGTCTTGCGATCGAGTTTCTCTTTAACCTTTTCTAAGTCTGCTTGATAAGCTTCATTGCCACGAATATAGTCACCAGCTTGGAGGTTGCGAGAGTAGGTCAATTCAGCAAGTGAGTCAAAATCCTCACCTGGATAGCCCCCTGGGCTGGTCACTAGACCATTTTCCCGATAGTAGTTGTACCAAGAGGAAATACCTGCTTCTGCGATGATCACTTCCAAGCCATCAACACCAGTGGTGGCGAGACCATTGGACATGGTACCTAGATAGGAAATACCTGTTGTTGCGACTTTGCCGTTTGACCAGTCAGCTTTGACTTGGCGTTTGCGCGTGTGGTCCGTGAAAGCACGGCAACGACCATTGAGCCAATCAATGACATTTTTATAGGCCTCAATCTGCTGGTAGTTACCATTAGTCATGAGTCCTTGAGAATCTTTGGTTCCAACACCCGATACATAGAGATTGGCAAATCCACGTGGGAGGAAGTAGTCATTTAGAGTATATGAGCTATTGATATGAGATAGCTTTTCTTCAGCTTCTGAGACGACTTCTGCTTGACTATGAGGTCCGACTAAATTCAGCTTAGGTTCCTCAAGTTCAATGGTGTGGGGCAGTTTGACCTCAAGCTCCCCTTCCATTTTGTAGAGAGCCTTGTCACTGGCTTTGTCGTTGGTCCCTTGGTGATAAGGGCTGGCAGTCATAAGAGCAGGTACTTGACCATCGTAACGTGGGCGGATAACGCTGACTTTGACTAAATCAGGGAGTCCATCTTTATCAGTATCCACACGGCTCTCGACATACACGACTTCACGAATGACATCATGAGTAGAGAAGGTAGCCAAGCTCTTACCGTTAAAGTAGTGGTAGTGATTATCTTCTGAAATGAGTCCATCACTAACAAGCTGATCGATGAGCGTATTTCCTTTTTTCGTTCGCGTATTGAGCAATTGATAAAGATTTTCAATGAGATCTCCATAAACAATAGGAAAACCAGTTTCTTTACGGAACTGTTCGGCATCCTCAAAGTCAACAAGATAGCTAAATCCTAAAAGTTGAAAAACTACTGTGTAGAAAATCTCCGCAGTTAACTCACGGTCTGACTGGAAAAAGGTTACTAAATCTGTTTCTTTATCCGCAGCCAAAGTTGACAAGGCATAATCCGTGTTAGAATAAGTGAAAAAACTCCAACGAATGAAGTCTTCAAACTGTCTTTTTAAGGACAGTTGGGGTGACAGCTTTAGACCAAGACCTTCTAATTCCTCAAATCGTTGAGAACTAGTGGTTGGTTGGTAGCTGAATTGATTAAAACGCATGTTTCTCTCCTTTGAAAACAGACTGAATTTATTATATCAAAAAAGAGGGAAAAATGGAATAAATAAACTTAAATGAAATAAATTTCTTAAACCAGCATATCTATTTGGTAAGTTATTATAAAATGCTGAATAAATATCATAGAAGTAAGCCTTTTTCTAGAGATTTTTATATGTAAAACTGCATATAACTCCTATCTTTATTATTCTTCGTTTGGTATAAATATATCTAAATTTACATTAAAAACTATTATATAATATTAATTTTTGTTTCCTTCCTTTGAAAAATGAAGAATTTAACAGTAAGAAGAGAAGAAGTTTGTAACTGATGATATTGAAAAGAAAGTGCAGAGTTGCTTCAATATCCAGCTTAAAATGGTATAATAGTAGTAAAACGAAAGCAAGGAGGAGAAGTAATGATTGCACAGCTCGACACCAAGACTGTTTATAGTTTTATGGAAAGTGTGGTTTCGATTGAAAAATATGTACAAATGGCTAAAGAGTATGGCTATTCTCACCTTGCTATCATGGATGTGGATAATCTCTATGGGGCTTATCATTTTTTAGAGGTGACTCGAAAATATGGAATCCAACCTTTAATTGGTCTTGAAATGACCTTGATCAAAGATAAGGAGAATATTTCTCTTCGTTTTCTAGCCCTATCCACTAAAGGCTATCAAGAGTTGATGAAGTTATCCACTTTAAAAATGACTGGACGGAAAAATTGGTCTGACTTCACCTCCCACCTCGAAGATGTGGCCATTGTTGTTCCCTATTTTAATGGGGTCGAACAGTTGGATTTGGGGGTTGATTATTTTATCGGTGTTAGTCCAGATACTCCTCAAGAAGTCTTTACTAGCCCCATTCTTCCACTCTATCAGGTCAACTCTTTTGAAAAAGAAGATATTCAAGTTTTACAAATCTTATCAGCAGTCAAGGACAATGTCAGTCTGAGAGAAGTGGATCTGCATTCACAACAAGGGATTTTTTTACCTGCCTCAGACTTGGAAGCACGGTTTAAAAATCGCTTCCCTCAGGCGCTTGCCAATCTCCAAGGTCTGATAGAGAATGTAAGCTATCAAATCGACCCAAGTTTAAAACTTCCTCGCTTTAATCCTGAAAGACCAGCAGTAGAAGAACTTCGAGAGAGGGCTGAGCAAGGCTTGAGTGACAAGGGGTTGACCTCAGCTATTTACCATGAGCGACTGAATGAGGAATTAGCTGTGATTCATGATATGGGCTTTGACGATTATTTCCTTGTAGTTTGGGATTTGCTCCGTTTTGGACGCTCCCAAGGCTACTATATGGGAATGGGGCGTGGTTCTGCTGTTGGTAGTCTGGTGGCTTACTCACTGGATATTACAGGAATTGACCCGGTCGAGAAGAACTTGATTTTCGAGCGCTTTTTAAATCGTGAGCGCTACACCATGCCTGATATTGATATCGACATCCCTGACCTTTATAGGCCGGAGTTCATTCGCTATGTTCGTGATCGCTATGGCAGTCAACACGTGGCACAGATTGTCACTTATTCGACCTTTGGAGCAAAACAGGCAATTCGTGATGTTTTCAAACGTTATGGTGTCCCTGAGTACGAATTAACAAATATTACGAAAAAAATCAGTTTCCGAGATACGCTAACGACAGCCTATGAAAAGAATTTACAGTTTAGGCAGATCATCAATAGTAAGATTGAATATCAAAAAGCTTTTGAGATTGCTCGAAAGATTGAAGGGTATCCTCGTCAGACCTCTATCCATGCAGCTGGGGTCGTTATGAGTGACCAAGACTTGACGGACTACATTCCTCTAAAATATGGTGAGGATATGCTCATCACTCAGTATGATGCTCATGGTGTTGAAGCCAATGGACTTCTAAAAATGGATTTCCTCGGTTTACGTAACCTGACTTTTGTCCAAAAAATGCAGGAATTGCTTGCGGAGTCAGAGGGTGTTCATCTAAAAATCGAAGATATTGATTTGGAAGACAAAGAAACTCTGGCCCTCTTTGTTGCTGGAAATACCAAGGGGATTTTCCAATTTGAACAACCTGGCGCCATTCGGCTCTTGAAACGAGTTCAGCCGCAAGTCTTTGAAGAGGTAGTAGCAACGACATCCCTCAATAGACCGGGGGCAAGTGATTATATTGATAATTTTGTCGCTCGTAAGCATGGTAAAGAAAAGGTGACGGTGTTAGACCCTGCCTTAGAAGACATCCTTTCATCAACCTACGGTATTATGCTCTATCAAGAGCAGGTCATGCAGGTAGCTCAACGCTTTGGAGGATTCAGTCTTGGTAAAGCCGACATTCTCAGACGTGCCATGGGTAAGAAAAATGCCAAAGAGATGCATCTGATGAAGGAAGATTTTATCACAGGAGCTATGAAATTGGGGCATACAGAAGAAAAGGCCAACCAAGTTTTTGCAGTGATGGAAAAGTTTGCCGGCTATGGATTTAACCGATCCCACGCTTATGCCTACTCAGCGCTGGCTTTCCAGCTTGCTTATTTCAAGACACACTATCCTGCTATTTTCTTTCAAGTTATGTTGAACTATTCTAGCAGCGATTACATTGTAGATGCATTGCAGATGGGCTTTGAAGTAGCTCCCTTAGCAATCAACAGCATTCCCTATCATGATAAAATTGCTCAGAAGAAAATCTATCTGGGTCTAAAAGCCATTAAGGGAATGCCGAGAGATTTGTCTTACTGGATTATTGAAAATCGTCCTTTCTCAAGCATTGAAGATTTTGTCACACGTCTTCCCAAGAATTACAAGAAACTGTCGCTTTTGACGCCTTTGGTTGAACTAGGGCTTTTTGATGAATTTGACAAGAATCGCCAGAAAAACTTAGTCAACCTACCAAACTTATTTGTTTTTGTTGAGGAATTAGGTGGACTTTTTGCGGATACAAATTATAGTTGGACTGAAGCTGATGATTTTACTGAGGCAGAGAAATTTTACAAAGAGCAGGAACTGATTGGGGTAGGTATCAGTCCCCATCCTCTCCAAACTCTTGCCAAACAAGCCCTATATCCGACCACTCCAATCACTAATCTAACCGAGGGAGCTCAAGCCACTCTCCTAGTTGAAGTGCAAAAGATTAAAGTGATTCGAACCAAGAAAGGCGAGAGTATGGCTTTTCTACAGGTTCATGATAGTAAGTCTCGGATGGATGTAACTGTATTTTCAGACCAATATAGAAAATTTGCTTCCAATTTATCCGAAGGGAAATTTTACTACATCAATGGCAAAGTTCAATCTCGAGATGGTCGTCTGCAAATGATTGCACAAGATTTGAAAGAAGCAGTGGCAGAACGATTCTGGATTCAAGTTAAAAATCATGAATACGATAAAGAGATTTCAAATATCCTAGAACAATACAAAGGTCCAATCCCTGTCATTATCAGGTATGAAGAGGAAGGAAAAACGGTTGTTTCTACACAACATTTTGTAAGAAAAGATTCTGCTCTAGAGGAAAAGTTAGAGGGAATTGCTATGAAAACGATTTATCGCTAAAAATACGGAAAATAGAAGAATTTTCGATTTAAATGTGGTATAATCAGTAAGAATGTTAAAAGAAAAAGGAGCATAACCAAATGAAACGTATTGCTGTTTTGACCAGTGGTGGAGACGCCCCTGGTATGAATGCTGCCATCCGTGCAGTAGTTCGCCAAGCAATCTCAGAAGGAATGGAAGTTTTTGGTATCTATGATGGATACGCTGGTATGGTTGCCGGTGAAATTTATCCACTTGATGCTGCTTCAGTAGGAGACATCATTTCTCGTGGTGGTACTTTCCTTCACTCTGCTCGTTACCCTGAGTTTGCACAACTTGAAGGTCAACTTAAAGGGATTGAGCAATTGAAAAAACACGGTATCGAAGGAGTCGTAGTTATCGGTGGAGACGGTTCTTATCACGGAGCTATGCGCTTGACTGAGCATGGATTCCCAGCTATCGGACTTCCAGGAACTATTGATAACGATATCGTAGGGACTGATTTCACAATTGGATTTGATACTGCAGTTACGACAGCTATGGATGCGATTGATAAGATTCGTGATACATCATCAAGTCACCGTCGTACTTTCGTTGTTGAAGTAATGGGACGTAACGCTGGCGATATCGCTCTTTGGGCAGGTATCGCAACTGGTGCTGACGAAATCATCATCCCTGAAGAAGACTTCAAGATGGAAGATATCGTTGCAAGCATCAAAGCTGGTTATGAATGTGGTAAGAAACACAACATCATCGTTTTAGCTGAGGGAGTTATGTCTGCGAATGAGTTTGGTAAGAAACTCAAGGAAGCTGGAGACACTAGTGACCTTCGTGTAACTGAACTTGGACACATCCAACGTGGTGGTTCACCAACCGCTCGTGACCGTGTATTGGCATCACGCATGGGTGCACACGCTGTTAAACTTCTTAAACAAGGAATCGGTGGTGTCGCTGTCGGTATTCGTAACGAGAAAATGGTTGAGAATCCAATTCTTGGAACAGCAGAAGAAGGAGCTTTGTTTAGCTTAACAGCTGATGGTAAGATCGTTGTTAACAACCCTCATAAAGCTGATCTTGAACTTTCTGATTTGAACAAGAGCTTGTCCTAATCAACTTTCATTAATTTGGTAACATGACCATAAAAGGTCGAATTATATAAAGGAGTCACAAAAATCATGAACAAACGTGTAAAAATCGTTGCAACTTTAGGTCCTGCGGTTGAAATCCGTGGTGGTAAAAAATTCGGTGAAGACGGATACTGGGGTGAAAAACTTGACGTTGAAGCTTCAGCTAAAAACATTGCTAAACTGATTGAAGCAGGAGCAAACACTTTCCGTTTCAACTTCTCACACGGTGACCACCAAGAACAAGGTGAGCGTATGGCAACTGTTAAACTTGCTGAAAAACTTGCAGGTAAAAAAGTTGGTTTCCTTCTTGATACTAAAGGACCTGAAATCCGTACAGAATTGTTTGAAGGTGACGCAAAAGAGTACTCTTACAAAACTGGTGAAAAAATCCGTGTTGCAACTAAACAAGGAATCAAATCAACTCGTGAAGTGATTGCTTTGAACGTTGCTGGTGCTCTTGATATCTACGATGATGTTGAAGTTGGTCGTCAAGTATTGGTTGACGATGGTAAATTGGGTCTTCGCGTTGTTGCAAAAGACGATGCAACTCGTGAATTTGAAGTAGAAGTTGAAAACGACGGAATTATCGCTAAACAAAAAGGTGTAAATATCCCTAATACTAAAATTCCTTTCCCAGCTCTTGCTGAACGTGACAACGATGATATCCGTTTCGGTTTGGAACAAGGTATCAACTTCATCGCTATTTCATTCGTACGTACTGCAAAAGACGTCAACGAAGTTCGTGCAATCTGTGAAGAAACTGGTAACGGTCACGTTCAATTGTTTGCGAAAATCGAAAACCAACAAGGTATCGATAACTTGGATGAAATCATTGAAGCTGCTGACGGTATCATGATCGCCCGTGGTGACATGGGTATCGAAGTACCATTCGAAATGGTTCCAGTTTACCAAAAAATGATTATTACAAAAGTAAATGCAGCTGGTAAAGTCGCTATCACAGCAACAAACATGCTTGAAACTATGACTGAAAAACCACGTGCAACGCGTTCAGAAGTATCAGATGTGTTTAACGCTGTTATCGACGGAACCGACGCTACAATGCTTTCAGGTGAGTCTGCAAATGGTAAATATCCACTGGAGTCAGTTACTACGATGGCAACTATTGACAAAAATGCTCAAACTCTTTTAAAAGAATACGGTCGCTTGTCATCTGTTAACTTGTCACGTAATTCTAAGACTGAGGTTATGGCTTCAGCTGTTAAGGATGCGACAAATTCTATGAATATCAAGTTGGTGGTTACTCTTACTAAGACAGGTCACACTGCTCGTTTGATTTCTAAATACCGTCCAGATGCTGATATCTTGGCAATCACTTTCGATGAATTGACTCAGCGTGGTTTGATGCTTAACTGGGGAGTTATTCCAGTAACCACTGATCGCCCATCAAACACTGATGATATGTTTGATCTCGCTGAAAGAATTGCAGTTGAGCAAGGTTTGGTAGAATCTGGTGATGATATTGTTATCGTTGCAGGTGTACCACTTGGCGAAGCTGTTCGTACAAACACAATGCGCATCCGCACTGTACGCTAATCTAACATTACAAAGCCTATCATATCAAGCTTTATCGCTTGTGTGATAGGTCTTTTTTTATCGAAATAGAATGTTTAATCAATAGGAATGGGAAAAAACTGAAAATTATGATATAATAGAACGAAAAGACCTTTTTAGTAAATTTTGAAAGAGTAAAACATGAGAAAAATTGTCATCAATGGTGGACGTCCATTGCAAGGTGAGATCACCATTAGTGGTGCTAAAAATAGTGTTGTAGCGCTTATTCCAGCTATTATCTTATCAGATGATATTGTCACTTTAGATTGTGTTCCAGATATTTCAGACGTTGCTAGTCTTGTCGAAATCATGGAAATTATGGGGGCGACTGTTAAGCGTTATGAGGATGTCTTGGAGATTGATCCAAGAGGTGTTCAGAACATTCCTATGCCTTATGGCAAGATTAATAGCTTGCGTGCTTCTTATTATTTCTACGGAAGTCTTTTAGGTCGCTTTGGTGAAGCTACAGTTGGACTTCCTGGTGGATGTGATCTGGGACCTCGTCCGATTGATCTTCACTTAAAAGCCTTTGAAGCCATGGGTGCTAAGGTCAGCTATGAGGGAGATAATATGAATTTATCTGCCCAAGGTAAGGGGCTTCATGGCGCAAGTATTTACATGGATACCGTTAGCGTTGGAGCAACGATTAACACCATGATTGCTGCGGTTAAAGCTAAGGGACGTACTGTCATTGAAAATGCGGCTCGTGAACCGGAAATTATTGATGTCGCTACCCTTTTGAACAATATGGGGGCCCATATTCGTGGTGCAGGAACTGATATTATCATTATTGATGGTGTCGAGAAACTTCATGGAACGCGTCATCAGGTTATTCCAGACCGTATCGAAGCTGGAACCTATATTTCACTTGCTGCGGCGGTAGGAAAAGGAATTCGCATTAACAACGTTCTCTATGAACATTTAGAAGGCTTTATCGCCAAACTAGAGGAAATGGGCGTTCGTATGACGGTCTCAGAAGACAGTATCTTCGTTGAAGAACAGTCTGATTTGAAGGCCATCAATATCAAAACAGCTCCCTATCCAGGGTTCGCAACCGATTTGCAACAGCCTATCACGCCACTTTTACTAACTGCCCAAGGTCGTGGAACTATTATTGATACGATTTATGAGAAACGTGTTAATCATGTCTTTGAGTTAGCAAAAATGGATGCGGATATTACGACTACAAACGATCACATTATTTACAACGGTGGTCGTAAGTTACACGGGGCAAGTGTAAAAGCTACAGACTTGCGAGCTGGTGCTGCACTTGTCATCGCTGGTTTGATGGCTCAGGGCCAGACTGAAATTACGAATATTGAGTTTATCCTTCGTGGCTACTCAGATATTATTGAAAAATTGCGTAGTCTTGGAGCGGATATTACACTCGTTGAAGACTAAGCCGTTGAGGTGATTATGAATATTTGGACCAAATTAGCAATGTTTTCTTTTTTTGAAACGGAGCGCTTGTATTTGCGTCCTTTCTTTTTTAGTGACAGTCAAGCGTTTTTTGAGATTGCTTCAAACCCTGAGAATTTACAGTTTATTTTTCCCAGTCAAGCAAGTTTGGAAGAAAGTCAGTACGCACTTGCTAACTATTTTATGAAGAATCCTCTAGGGGTTTGGGCAATTTGTCTCCAAGGAAATCAGGAAATGATTGGCTCCATTAAATTTGAAAAAATCGATGAAATCAAAAAAGAAGCAGAAATTGGTTACTTCTTAAAAAAGGATTCTTGGTCACAAGGTTTTATGACAGAAGTGGTTACCAAGCTTTGTCAGCTTTCCTTTGAAGAATTTGGTTTAAAACAATTATCCATCATCACTCATTTGGAGAATCAAGCTAGTCAAAAAGTAGCCTTAAAATCAGGCTTTAACCTCGTCCGACAGTTTAAAGGGAGCGATCGCTATACACGAAAAATGAGGGACTATCTTGAATTTCGATACATAAAAGGAGAATTCAATGAGTAAACACCAGGAAATTTTGTCCTATCTGGAAGAGTTGCCAATTGGGAAGAGAGTTAGTGTACGCAGTATTTCCAATCACCTAGGTGTTAGTGACGGAACAGCCTACCGAGCTATCAAAGAAGCTGAAAATCGTGGCATCGTTGAAACTCGGCCACGTAGTGGAACCATACGGGTCAAGTCCCAGAAAGTGGCCATTGAGAGGCTAACCTATGCTGAAATTGCTGAAGTCACCTCCTCTGAAGTTTTAGCTGGTCAGGAAGGGCTTGAGAGAGAGTTTAGTAAATTCTCCATTGGGGCTATGACAGAGCAAAATATCCTGTCTTATCTCCATGATGGCGGTCTTTTGATCGTAGGTGACCGTACTCGCATTCAACTTTTAGCCTTGGAAAATGAAAATGCAGTCCTTGTAACGGGTGGTTTTCATGTGCAGGACGATGTTCTTGAGTTGGCTAATAAAAAAGGGATTCCAGTTCTAAGAAGTAAACATGACACTTTTACAGTAGCGACCATGATTAACAAAGCTCTCTCAAATGTTCAAATCAAAACCGATATTCTGACAGTCGAAAAGCTCTATCGTCCCAGTCATGAGTATGGTTTTTTGAGAGAAACGGATACGGTAAAAGACTATCTAGACTTGGTCCGTAAGAACAGAAGTAGTCGTTTTCCAGTCATTAACCAACATCAAGTGGTTGTTGGGGTTGTTACTATGCGTGACGCAGGAGATAAATCCCCCAGCACGACGATTGACAAGGTGATGACACGTAGTATCTTTGTAACAGGATTAGCGACTAATATTGCCAATGTCAGTCAACGAATGATCGCAGAAGACTTTGAGATGGTTCCCGTTGTCAGAAGTAACCAAACCTTACTCGGTGTCGTAACACGACGAGATGTCATGGAAAAGATGAGTCGTTCCCAAGTTTCAACTTTGCCAACTTTCTCCGAGCAAATCGGGCAAAAACTCTCTTATCATCATGATGAAGTCGTTATTACTGTTGAGCCCTTTATGCTGGAGAAAAATGGGGTCCTTGCTAATGGAGTCTTGGCTGAAATCCTCAACCATATGACCCAAGATCTCGTTGTCAATAGCGGACGTAATCTCATCATTGAACAGATGTTGATTTATTTCTTGCAGGCTGTACAGATAGATGATACTCTGCGGATTCAGGCTCGTATTATTCACCACACGAGACGCTCAGCTATTATTGATTATGATATTTATCATGGTCATCAGATTGTTTCAAAAGCAAATGTTACGGTTAAAATTAATTAGAATCTAGGAGAAAAAATGATAACTTTAAAATCAGCACGTGAAATCGAAGCCATGGACAAGGCTGGTGATTTCCTAGCAAGTATCCATATTGACTTACGTGATTTAATTAAGCCAGGCGTGGATATGTGGGAAGTTGAAGAGTACGTTCGTCGACGTTGCAAAGAGGAAAATTTCCTTCCCTTACAGATTGGTGTGGATGGTGCTGTCATGGATTACCCCTATGC
The sequence above is a segment of the Streptococcus oralis ATCC 35037 genome. Coding sequences within it:
- the pfkA gene encoding 6-phosphofructokinase — protein: MKRIAVLTSGGDAPGMNAAIRAVVRQAISEGMEVFGIYDGYAGMVAGEIYPLDAASVGDIISRGGTFLHSARYPEFAQLEGQLKGIEQLKKHGIEGVVVIGGDGSYHGAMRLTEHGFPAIGLPGTIDNDIVGTDFTIGFDTAVTTAMDAIDKIRDTSSSHRRTFVVEVMGRNAGDIALWAGIATGADEIIIPEEDFKMEDIVASIKAGYECGKKHNIIVLAEGVMSANEFGKKLKEAGDTSDLRVTELGHIQRGGSPTARDRVLASRMGAHAVKLLKQGIGGVAVGIRNEKMVENPILGTAEEGALFSLTADGKIVVNNPHKADLELSDLNKSLS
- a CDS encoding arginine repressor — encoded protein: MNKSEHRHQLIRALVSKNKIHTQAELQALLAENDIQVTQATLSRDIKTMNLSKVREEDNSYYVLNTGSISKWEKRLENYMEDALVMLRPVQHQVILKTLPGLAQSFGSVIDSLAFPDVVATLCGDDVCMIICEDAAKAQACFESLKKYAPPFFFSE
- the pyk gene encoding pyruvate kinase, producing the protein MNKRVKIVATLGPAVEIRGGKKFGEDGYWGEKLDVEASAKNIAKLIEAGANTFRFNFSHGDHQEQGERMATVKLAEKLAGKKVGFLLDTKGPEIRTELFEGDAKEYSYKTGEKIRVATKQGIKSTREVIALNVAGALDIYDDVEVGRQVLVDDGKLGLRVVAKDDATREFEVEVENDGIIAKQKGVNIPNTKIPFPALAERDNDDIRFGLEQGINFIAISFVRTAKDVNEVRAICEETGNGHVQLFAKIENQQGIDNLDEIIEAADGIMIARGDMGIEVPFEMVPVYQKMIITKVNAAGKVAITATNMLETMTEKPRATRSEVSDVFNAVIDGTDATMLSGESANGKYPLESVTTMATIDKNAQTLLKEYGRLSSVNLSRNSKTEVMASAVKDATNSMNIKLVVTLTKTGHTARLISKYRPDADILAITFDELTQRGLMLNWGVIPVTTDRPSNTDDMFDLAERIAVEQGLVESGDDIVIVAGVPLGEAVRTNTMRIRTVR
- a CDS encoding DNA polymerase III subunit alpha, encoding MIAQLDTKTVYSFMESVVSIEKYVQMAKEYGYSHLAIMDVDNLYGAYHFLEVTRKYGIQPLIGLEMTLIKDKENISLRFLALSTKGYQELMKLSTLKMTGRKNWSDFTSHLEDVAIVVPYFNGVEQLDLGVDYFIGVSPDTPQEVFTSPILPLYQVNSFEKEDIQVLQILSAVKDNVSLREVDLHSQQGIFLPASDLEARFKNRFPQALANLQGLIENVSYQIDPSLKLPRFNPERPAVEELRERAEQGLSDKGLTSAIYHERLNEELAVIHDMGFDDYFLVVWDLLRFGRSQGYYMGMGRGSAVGSLVAYSLDITGIDPVEKNLIFERFLNRERYTMPDIDIDIPDLYRPEFIRYVRDRYGSQHVAQIVTYSTFGAKQAIRDVFKRYGVPEYELTNITKKISFRDTLTTAYEKNLQFRQIINSKIEYQKAFEIARKIEGYPRQTSIHAAGVVMSDQDLTDYIPLKYGEDMLITQYDAHGVEANGLLKMDFLGLRNLTFVQKMQELLAESEGVHLKIEDIDLEDKETLALFVAGNTKGIFQFEQPGAIRLLKRVQPQVFEEVVATTSLNRPGASDYIDNFVARKHGKEKVTVLDPALEDILSSTYGIMLYQEQVMQVAQRFGGFSLGKADILRRAMGKKNAKEMHLMKEDFITGAMKLGHTEEKANQVFAVMEKFAGYGFNRSHAYAYSALAFQLAYFKTHYPAIFFQVMLNYSSSDYIVDALQMGFEVAPLAINSIPYHDKIAQKKIYLGLKAIKGMPRDLSYWIIENRPFSSIEDFVTRLPKNYKKLSLLTPLVELGLFDEFDKNRQKNLVNLPNLFVFVEELGGLFADTNYSWTEADDFTEAEKFYKEQELIGVGISPHPLQTLAKQALYPTTPITNLTEGAQATLLVEVQKIKVIRTKKGESMAFLQVHDSKSRMDVTVFSDQYRKFASNLSEGKFYYINGKVQSRDGRLQMIAQDLKEAVAERFWIQVKNHEYDKEISNILEQYKGPIPVIIRYEEEGKTVVSTQHFVRKDSALEEKLEGIAMKTIYR
- a CDS encoding Xaa-Pro dipeptidyl-peptidase → MRFNQFSYQPTTSSQRFEELEGLGLKLSPQLSLKRQFEDFIRWSFFTYSNTDYALSTLAADKETDLVTFFQSDRELTAEIFYTVVFQLLGFSYLVDFEDAEQFRKETGFPIVYGDLIENLYQLLNTRTKKGNTLIDQLVSDGLISEDNHYHYFNGKSLATFSTHDVIREVVYVESRVDTDKDGLPDLVKVSVIRPRYDGQVPALMTASPYHQGTNDKASDKALYKMEGELEVKLPHTIELEEPKLNLVGPHSQAEVVSEAEEKLSHINSSYTLNDYFLPRGFANLYVSGVGTKDSQGLMTNGNYQQIEAYKNVIDWLNGRCRAFTDHTRKRQVKADWSNGKVATTGISYLGTMSNGLATTGVDGLEVIIAEAGISSWYNYYRENGLVTSPGGYPGEDFDSLAELTYSRNLQAGDYIRGNEAYQADLEKVKEKLDRKTGDYNQFWHDRNYLLNAHKVQAEVVFTHGSQDWNVKPLHVYQMFHALPSHINKHLFFHHGAHVYMNNWQSIDFRESMNALLSMKLLGLDSSYQLPTVIWQDNIAPQKWQGLDNFGKQDELHTFSLGNEEKVIQNQYDQKDFDRYGKTYQTFNTELYQGKANQITIDLPVSQDIHLNGRVELKLRVKSSTNKGLLSAQLLELGQKKYLQPYPAVLSARTIDNGRYHMLENLCELPFNPSAQRVITKGYLNLQNRTNLLTIEEIQPNEWMDFKLELQPTIYKLKKGDTLRLVLYTTDFEITIRDNTDYQLTVDLAQSSLILPCQKV